A genomic window from Brevibacillus agri includes:
- a CDS encoding winged helix-turn-helix transcriptional regulator, producing MSQEFAGEHMCPKYECAINVLGKRWTGLIIHVLLRGAVRFKDIREMVPHMSDKMLSERLKELEELGILERKVYPEIPVRIEYELTEKGRDLRPVIESIHEWGQKWM from the coding sequence ATGAGTCAAGAGTTTGCTGGCGAACACATGTGTCCCAAGTACGAATGCGCCATTAATGTCCTGGGCAAACGCTGGACAGGTCTAATCATTCACGTGTTGCTGCGCGGCGCTGTTCGCTTCAAGGATATTCGCGAGATGGTTCCGCACATGAGCGACAAAATGCTCTCGGAACGGCTGAAAGAGCTGGAGGAGCTGGGAATTTTGGAGCGCAAGGTATATCCGGAAATCCCTGTTCGCATCGAGTATGAATTGACAGAAAAAGGAAGGGATCTGCGTCCGGTCATTGAATCCATTCACGAATGGGGACAAAAATGGATGTAG
- a CDS encoding YheC/YheD family protein, with product MLPKRVIGILTWRQGQRFGEPDYLRKLVLAGQKLGAEIYLFSHQDVHGKEKKIRGFVPKAGGGWTSRWFPWPEVVIDRYRRRVPEYIRMRNSDLFFFANSPFSKKWRVTQLLAKDERVKRWIPETHLYEKKKMTSMLARYPLVYVKPGNGSGGKSILRVAAVGKEYALSGRDKQYQVHTARLDSKAAVENWVGRWVAEQRIADGNFLVQQGLDLGLIPNHVADVRVLIQKDAEGEWSVTGSGVRIGEPGSSTSNLHGGGRAVPFVPLIESCFGRRQAPHTIRECHLLAHEVASTLEDYFGRMMEFGLDIGVDVNGQVWLIEVNPKPGREVFRQIGELDTYAKAIERPVQFALYLARSRQNRMAPEKVRRAGV from the coding sequence ATGCTTCCCAAACGGGTGATCGGGATTTTGACCTGGCGCCAGGGACAGCGCTTTGGCGAGCCGGACTATTTGCGCAAGCTCGTGCTGGCCGGGCAGAAGCTGGGGGCAGAAATCTACCTGTTTTCGCATCAGGACGTACACGGAAAAGAAAAAAAGATCAGAGGCTTTGTGCCGAAAGCAGGGGGCGGCTGGACCAGCCGATGGTTTCCCTGGCCGGAGGTGGTTATTGACCGTTATCGGCGGCGCGTGCCAGAGTACATCCGCATGCGCAACAGCGACCTGTTTTTCTTTGCGAACAGCCCGTTTTCCAAAAAGTGGCGCGTGACGCAACTGCTGGCCAAAGACGAACGGGTCAAACGCTGGATTCCCGAGACGCATTTGTACGAAAAAAAGAAAATGACAAGCATGCTGGCGCGTTACCCGCTGGTGTATGTCAAGCCGGGGAACGGTTCCGGCGGCAAAAGCATTTTGCGGGTAGCGGCTGTCGGCAAGGAATATGCCCTTTCCGGGCGCGACAAGCAGTATCAGGTGCATACGGCCAGGCTGGACAGCAAGGCGGCCGTGGAGAACTGGGTCGGCCGCTGGGTTGCGGAGCAGCGAATTGCCGATGGCAACTTTTTGGTGCAGCAAGGGCTTGATCTCGGGCTGATCCCCAATCATGTGGCGGATGTGCGGGTGTTAATCCAAAAAGACGCGGAAGGCGAATGGAGTGTGACAGGCAGCGGGGTTCGCATCGGGGAGCCAGGCAGCTCCACTTCCAATCTGCACGGCGGAGGACGGGCAGTTCCATTTGTGCCGCTGATCGAAAGCTGTTTCGGGAGAAGGCAGGCGCCGCACACCATCCGGGAATGCCACTTGCTTGCCCATGAGGTGGCGAGCACCTTGGAGGACTATTTCGGCCGGATGATGGAGTTTGGTCTGGACATCGGAGTGGATGTGAACGGGCAGGTGTGGCTGATCGAGGTCAATCCGAAGCCGGGACGCGAAGTTTTTCGCCAGATCGGGGAGCTGGACACGTATGCCAAAGCCATCGAGCGTCCGGTGCAGTTCGCGCTCTACCTTGCCCGCAGCAGGCAAAACCGGATGGCTCCGGAGAAGGTGCGCCGCGCCGGAGTCTGA
- a CDS encoding aminopeptidase, which yields MKDPRIEKLADVLVNYSTRVQKGENVLIYAVGNVTDLTKAVIAKVYEAGGNPYVQLIDQSIQRELLLGVNETQLGIMREADVSFMKQMDCYIGIRGGDNISELADVPGDKMQLYSKLLMRPVLDVRVPETRWVVLRYPNASMAQLANMSTAAFEDFYFKVCTLDYGKMDKAMDNLVELMEKTDKVRIVGPGTDLTFSIKGIPAIKCAGEANIPDGEVFTAPVRDSVNGTIAYNTPSPYQGFTYDNIKLTFKDGKIIEATANDTKKINEVFDTDEGARYVGEFAIGVNPYIQNPMKDILFDEKIDGSFHFTPGQAYDDAFNGNKSSIHWDLVMIQRPEWGGGEIWFDDRLIRKDGRFVVPELECLNPENLK from the coding sequence ATGAAAGATCCGCGTATTGAAAAATTGGCAGACGTACTGGTCAACTACTCCACCCGCGTGCAAAAGGGTGAAAACGTTTTAATCTACGCCGTCGGCAATGTGACGGACTTGACGAAAGCAGTCATTGCCAAAGTGTACGAAGCTGGAGGCAATCCTTACGTTCAACTGATCGACCAGAGCATCCAGCGCGAGCTGCTGCTCGGCGTAAACGAAACCCAGCTTGGCATCATGCGCGAGGCAGACGTCTCCTTCATGAAGCAGATGGATTGCTACATCGGCATTCGCGGCGGCGACAACATTAGCGAGCTGGCTGACGTGCCTGGCGACAAAATGCAACTGTACTCCAAGCTGCTGATGCGCCCTGTGCTCGACGTGCGCGTGCCGGAAACGAGATGGGTCGTGCTCCGCTACCCGAACGCTTCCATGGCCCAGCTTGCCAACATGAGCACTGCTGCCTTCGAAGATTTTTACTTCAAGGTGTGCACGCTCGACTACGGCAAAATGGACAAAGCGATGGACAACCTCGTCGAGCTGATGGAAAAAACCGACAAGGTGCGCATCGTAGGACCAGGCACAGACCTGACCTTCTCGATCAAAGGCATCCCTGCGATCAAATGCGCGGGCGAAGCCAACATTCCGGACGGGGAAGTCTTTACGGCACCTGTGCGCGACTCCGTCAACGGCACGATCGCCTACAACACGCCATCCCCGTACCAAGGCTTTACATACGACAACATCAAGCTGACGTTCAAGGACGGAAAAATCATTGAAGCGACCGCGAACGACACGAAAAAAATCAACGAAGTGTTCGACACCGATGAAGGCGCGCGCTACGTCGGCGAATTTGCGATCGGGGTCAACCCTTACATCCAAAACCCGATGAAAGACATCTTGTTCGATGAAAAAATCGACGGCAGCTTCCACTTTACACCAGGGCAAGCTTACGACGACGCTTTCAACGGCAACAAGTCCTCGATCCACTGGGATCTGGTGATGATCCAGCGCCCAGAGTGGGGCGGCGGCGAAATCTGGTTTGACGACCGCCTGATCCGCAAAGACGGCCGCTTCGTCGTGCCTGAGCTCGAATGCCTCAACCCGGAAAACTTGAAGTAA
- a CDS encoding S1C family serine protease: MHTGGSPLGLENSVTAGIISAKNRRLQVAKRMYEEIFQTDAAINPGNSGGPLINLNGEVVGLNAFIIQSSQCLGFAIGIDALKAQLEQYVFK, encoded by the coding sequence TTGCACACAGGCGGTTCTCCACTTGGATTGGAAAACTCTGTAACTGCTGGAATCATCAGCGCCAAAAACCGCCGCCTTCAGGTTGCCAAGCGAATGTACGAAGAAATTTTCCAGACCGATGCCGCCATCAACCCCGGCAACAGTGGTGGGCCACTCATCAACCTGAACGGCGAGGTTGTGGGGCTCAATGCCTTTATCATTCAATCCAGCCAATGTTTGGGCTTTGCCATCGGCATTGACGCCCTGAAAGCGCAACTGGAGCAGTACGTCTTTAAATAA
- a CDS encoding recombinase family protein, producing MRTAVYMRVSTEDQAREGFSIPAQREKLLAYVHSQGWEVAAIYADEGISAKDTNRPALKRLLRDIREGNIDVVLVYRLDRLTRSVLDLYRLLQEFEKYDVRFKSCTEVYDTTTAIGRLFITLVAALAQWERENLAERVKLGMEQMARERKRPGGPPPFGYELLAGELTVQPAEAAGVREMFARYEKGESPRQIAEWANREGLRGKNGARWSASAVLRLLKNPVYHGALRWNYTDSLQRQNAPEEWIIEEATHPAIIDKACFARVQKKMAARGSLHPRVLGSSFSFSGLLYCSRCNAPMRGKTAKSKSGGRLYVHRYYLCKNKQAGRCDAPAIREDRLEQAILTELMRYAKEALAAYAEARESLRPVAGASAEELERKRERKRRRWEAAYEEGLLSLEAFREKMAALQSEADESNPPRAAFLPAAPLPDPSLLTEWPLIWSHASEEERRLLVSILIRRVEATVSSTAAGQRQERAICLQHLVFH from the coding sequence ATGCGAACGGCTGTCTACATGCGCGTCAGCACCGAAGACCAGGCGCGGGAAGGCTTTTCGATCCCGGCCCAGCGGGAAAAGCTGTTGGCTTACGTTCACTCTCAAGGGTGGGAGGTTGCGGCGATCTACGCCGACGAAGGGATCAGCGCCAAGGACACAAACCGCCCCGCGCTCAAGCGGCTCCTGCGCGATATCCGGGAAGGGAACATCGACGTCGTGCTCGTCTATCGGCTCGATCGCCTCACCCGCTCCGTGCTGGATTTGTATCGGCTGCTGCAGGAGTTTGAAAAGTACGACGTGCGCTTCAAAAGCTGCACGGAGGTGTACGATACGACGACGGCGATCGGCCGGCTGTTTATTACGCTGGTGGCGGCGCTCGCGCAGTGGGAGCGGGAAAATTTGGCGGAGCGGGTCAAGCTCGGCATGGAGCAAATGGCGCGGGAACGCAAACGGCCAGGCGGCCCGCCGCCTTTTGGTTACGAGCTTCTGGCCGGGGAATTGACTGTCCAGCCCGCGGAGGCCGCTGGCGTGCGCGAGATGTTTGCCCGCTACGAAAAAGGCGAGTCTCCCCGCCAGATCGCCGAGTGGGCGAACCGCGAAGGTCTGCGCGGAAAAAATGGCGCACGCTGGAGTGCAAGCGCCGTCCTGCGCCTGTTGAAAAACCCGGTGTACCACGGGGCTTTGCGCTGGAACTACACCGATTCGCTCCAGCGCCAAAACGCGCCCGAGGAGTGGATTATCGAGGAAGCGACGCATCCTGCGATCATCGACAAAGCGTGCTTTGCCCGCGTGCAAAAAAAAATGGCGGCACGCGGTTCGCTCCATCCGCGCGTCCTCGGCTCGTCGTTTTCTTTTTCCGGTCTGCTCTACTGCTCGCGCTGCAACGCGCCGATGCGCGGAAAAACGGCGAAGAGCAAAAGCGGCGGGAGGCTGTATGTGCATCGCTACTATTTATGTAAAAACAAGCAGGCTGGTCGCTGCGACGCCCCTGCCATCCGCGAAGATCGGCTGGAGCAGGCGATTCTCACCGAGCTGATGCGCTATGCAAAAGAAGCGCTCGCCGCTTATGCGGAAGCACGGGAATCGCTTCGCCCAGTCGCTGGCGCGAGCGCAGAGGAGCTGGAGCGGAAGCGGGAGCGCAAACGGCGGCGCTGGGAGGCAGCCTACGAGGAAGGGCTGCTCTCCCTCGAAGCGTTTCGCGAAAAAATGGCGGCATTGCAATCGGAAGCGGACGAATCGAATCCTCCGCGAGCTGCCTTCCTCCCTGCTGCTCCTCTCCCCGACCCCAGCCTGCTGACCGAGTGGCCCCTCATCTGGTCCCATGCCAGCGAGGAAGAACGCCGCCTGCTCGTCTCCATTCTCATCCGGCGCGTGGAGGCAACCGTATCTTCCACCGCGGCGGGGCAGCGCCAAGAGCGCGCCATCTGCCTTCAGCACCTTGTCTTTCATTAA
- a CDS encoding YjcZ family sporulation protein produces the protein MSSIFNGDLDDFTLVLILFILLVIIGCGCD, from the coding sequence ATGAGCAGCATTTTCAATGGAGACCTCGATGATTTCACCTTAGTGTTGATTCTTTTTATCCTGCTGGTCATCATCGGCTGCGGCTGCGATTGA
- a CDS encoding PadR family transcriptional regulator: MDVKTIILGFLSYGEMSGYDIKQAFSNSIGFFYDASFGAIYPALRKLEEEGLVTKQEVIQSGKPNKILYQITAQGKEVFRQEIQTPILPPVLRSDMLVKIFFGKSRTPEEQRDMLESCLNLQRQMLQQSRASFKKLELQFDEYQRFCWEYTIHHLESTIAFLEQKMPTLVKQPALSAASG; encoded by the coding sequence ATGGATGTAAAAACGATCATACTTGGCTTTTTGAGCTACGGAGAGATGAGTGGGTACGATATCAAGCAGGCGTTTTCCAATAGCATTGGATTTTTCTACGACGCCAGCTTTGGAGCGATATACCCTGCGCTGCGCAAGCTGGAGGAAGAAGGACTGGTCACCAAGCAAGAAGTGATCCAGTCTGGAAAGCCCAATAAAATTTTGTACCAGATCACGGCACAAGGAAAAGAAGTGTTCCGTCAGGAAATCCAGACGCCGATTTTGCCTCCGGTGCTGCGCTCCGACATGCTGGTGAAAATTTTCTTCGGCAAGAGCCGCACGCCAGAGGAGCAAAGAGACATGCTGGAAAGCTGTCTGAATCTGCAACGGCAAATGCTTCAGCAAAGCCGGGCGTCTTTTAAAAAGCTGGAACTGCAATTTGACGAATATCAGCGCTTTTGCTGGGAATACACGATTCACCACCTGGAGTCGACGATTGCCTTTTTGGAGCAAAAGATGCCGACTCTCGTGAAGCAGCCAGCCTTGTCCGCTGCCTCCGGCTAA